The Daucus carota subsp. sativus chromosome 9, DH1 v3.0, whole genome shotgun sequence genome window below encodes:
- the LOC108203082 gene encoding probable pectin methylesterase CGR3, with amino-acid sequence MSRRPTSTSRRFEDGGSMPFVGSLNPKSRPSPVVSIVLVVLGAFLIIGYLYSGSGGSAGKEALMKLEAGASCSSEVLKSIPLLKKVYGDSMHKILHVGPETCSVVSKLLKEDDTEAWGVEPYDLDDADAKCRSLVHKGIVRVADIKYSLPYSRNSFSLVIVSDALDYLSPKYLNKTLPELARVAADGIVVFSGYPGQRRAKVAELSKFGRPAKLRSSSWWIRYFVQISLAENESITKKFEQAATKSSYAPDCQIFHLKPHKK; translated from the exons atGTCAAGGAGGCCAACGAGCACCTCTCGACGTTTTGAAGATGGTGGAAGTATGCCTTTCGTGGGCTCCTTAAACCCCAAGTCACGACCATCACCTGTAGTATCTATCGTGCTAGTAGTTTTG GGCGCCTTCTTGATAATTGGCTATCTATACAGTGGTTCAG GTGGCAGTGCTGGGAAAGAGGCACTAATGAAACTGGAAG CTGGGGCTTCATGCTCATCAGAAGTTCTGAAATCAATTCCTCTTCTGAAGAAAGTATATGGGGACAGTATGCATAAAATACTACATGTAGGACCTGAAACATGTTCAGTTGtatctaaattattaaaagaaGATGATACTGAAGCATGGGGAGTTGAGCCGTATGATTTAGATGATGCTGATGCGAAATGCAGGAGTCTTGTACATAAAGGCATTGTGCGTGTTGCCGATATCAAGTATTCTCTTCCTTACAGCAGAAACTCATTCTCTCTTGTTATAGTGTCTGATGCCTTAGACTACTTGTCCCCTAAATACCTAAACAAAACTCTTCCTGAACTGGCAAGGGTAGCTGCTGATGGGATTGTTGTTTTCTCTG GTTATCCGGGACAACGTAGAGCAAAAGTAGCAGAATTGTCAAAGTTTGGTCGCCCT GCCAAACTACGAAGCTCATCTTGGTGGATAAGATATTTTGTTCAGATTAGCTTGGCAGAGAATGAATCCATCACCAAAAAGTTTGAGCAAGCTGCAACCAAAAGTTCATACGCCCCCGACTGCCAGATTTTCCACCTAAAACCACACAAGAAGTAG
- the LOC108202198 gene encoding uncharacterized protein LOC108202198, producing the protein MKDFDNKKTSENETILSPVNGRNESGDGLEDNSHVIKVVLEDIGGHGDAGDVVEEVAVDVNREVEVEERVASGVDVVESVKSVVGTTSNMTSNVVSGVAEVDAENAEHIVLEVARDISKLELANETMDDVETAFLKTSSDYMRDAGLVASKVSVLRNFSSKLDLRNTIIHFLEEQSSVHAICNRYFSNILGLVQLKLRMQLM; encoded by the exons ATGAAAGATTTTGATAATAAGAAAACTTCTGAAAATGAAACAATATTGTCCCCTGTTAATGGAAGAAATGAGAGTGGAGATGGTCTTGAGGACAATTCACATGTCATAAAAGTTGTTTTAGAAGATATAGGTGGACATGGGGATGCAGGGGATGTTGTAGAGGAGGTTGCTGTTGATGTTAACAGGGAAGTTGAAGTTGAAGAAAGAGTTGCATCTGGAGTTGATGTTGTTGAGTCAGTTAAGAGTGTAGTTGGGACAACATCAAATATGACTTCTAACGTTGTAAGTGGTGTTGCAGAAGTGGATGCTGAAAACGCTGAGCATATAGTTCTTGAGGTTGCACGTGATATTAGCAAGCTTGAGTTGGCAAATGAGACAATGGATGATGTGGAAACTGCTTTCCTAAAAACAAGTTCTGATTATATGAGGGATGCCGGACTg GTTGCTTCAAAAGTTAGTGTGTTGCGTAACTTTTCGAGTAAGCTTGATTTGAGAAATACAATTATCCATTTCCTCGAAGAGCAATCAAGCGTCCATGCTATTTGCAATCGCTATTTCTCCAACATTTTGGGTCTAGTTCAGTTGAAACTGCGAATGCAACTGATGTAA